In the Candidatus Methylomirabilota bacterium genome, one interval contains:
- a CDS encoding ArsI/CadI family heavy metal resistance metalloenzyme, with translation MHMHVSDLAKSRAFYERFFGTAPVKVKPGYVKFLPPWGPLNLAMSQGARAEGGHVDHMGVQLGSRDAVVRELARVKAAGLPVREEHGVDCCHANQDKFWVEDPDGVQWEVYVLNHDLEDESPAVGCRPQGLRVVPSGSCCGPATP, from the coding sequence GTGCACATGCACGTGTCGGACCTGGCCAAGAGTCGGGCATTCTACGAGCGCTTCTTCGGGACCGCCCCGGTCAAGGTCAAGCCGGGCTACGTCAAGTTCCTGCCCCCCTGGGGGCCGCTCAACCTGGCCATGTCCCAGGGAGCGCGCGCCGAGGGCGGGCACGTCGACCACATGGGTGTGCAGCTCGGCTCCCGCGACGCCGTCGTCCGCGAGCTGGCGCGCGTCAAGGCCGCCGGGCTGCCGGTGCGCGAGGAGCACGGCGTCGATTGCTGCCACGCCAACCAGGACAAGTTCTGGGTGGAGGACCCCGACGGCGTGCAGTGGGAGGTCTACGTCCTCAATCACGACCTGGAGGACGAATCCCCCGCCGTCGGCTGCCGGCCGCAGGGGCTCAGGGTGGTGCCGTCGGGCTCGTGCTGCGGCCCCGCGACGCCGTGA
- a CDS encoding MoaD/ThiS family protein, which produces MLRPRDAVSLSPGQAGAATATIPVEIISWVTRFSGGDGTGRQEFLEPLTAGATVRSVLETLSARFPELRAALWHGDAIGEHIEVLVNDAVLGVTHTLDSAVHPGDRITLLGQYMGG; this is translated from the coding sequence GTGCTGCGGCCCCGCGACGCCGTGAGCCTGAGCCCCGGACAGGCGGGCGCGGCCACGGCGACGATCCCCGTCGAGATCATCAGCTGGGTCACCAGGTTCTCCGGCGGCGACGGGACGGGCCGGCAGGAGTTCCTGGAGCCGCTCACGGCCGGCGCCACGGTGCGGTCCGTGCTCGAGACGCTCTCGGCGCGCTTCCCCGAGCTGCGGGCCGCGCTCTGGCACGGCGACGCCATCGGCGAGCACATCGAGGTCCTCGTGAACGACGCCGTGCTGGGGGTCACGCATACGCTCGATTCGGCGGTCCACCCCGGCGATCGCATCACGCTGCTCGGCCAGTACATGGGGGGCTGA
- a CDS encoding virulence factor, with the protein MATYQIIAWRGIPASVESRDGVESVTRQLSERFHMLIDSAAMQLGLDESEAYIEQWARSAPVERPGNAAEVADGVVAELEQRFPEFIGQAFRRP; encoded by the coding sequence ATGGCCACTTATCAGATCATCGCCTGGCGCGGCATCCCCGCCAGCGTGGAATCGCGGGACGGCGTGGAGAGCGTGACCCGCCAGCTCTCGGAGCGCTTCCACATGCTGATCGACTCGGCGGCGATGCAGCTGGGGCTGGACGAGTCCGAGGCCTACATCGAGCAGTGGGCGCGCAGCGCACCCGTGGAGCGACCGGGCAACGCCGCCGAGGTTGCCGACGGCGTCGTGGCCGAGCTGGAGCAGCGGTTTCCGGAGTTCATCGGCCAGGCCTTCCGGCGGCCCTGA
- a CDS encoding MFS transporter — MDAWLAILCASRAFNMLVFQTYAAALPVVWTAWGMSAVQAGSISTGFQAGYAVSLLGFSALADRIGARRVFLWSGVLSAVAALGFALFARSYASGLLLYTLVGLSQGGTYTTAIMLIADRYPPARRGGAVGWLLAFSSLGYAMSLLVSGLALRLGGYPLAFVLTGVGPAIGIAMAWVPLRVTPDRVHARAAGRRFGGEVLRNRSAMRLILGYTFHSWELLGMWAWTPAFVAAAMGAAGATVLRAAELGAFMSAAFHLTGLVASFSMGRLSDRLGRRVVLVAMAATATACSFTFGWLIGWPLALIFAVGAVYAFTALGDSPVLSTAVTEAVSPAYLGSALALRSLLGFGAGAIAPLAFGAVLKATNPATTTPMLWGWAFASLGLGGLVATICAWGLPRERGVLAREVTSYSREARS; from the coding sequence TTGGACGCCTGGCTGGCGATTCTTTGCGCCTCGCGCGCGTTCAACATGCTCGTCTTCCAGACCTACGCCGCCGCGCTGCCGGTGGTGTGGACGGCGTGGGGGATGAGCGCGGTGCAGGCCGGCTCGATCTCGACGGGCTTTCAAGCCGGCTACGCGGTCTCGCTGCTCGGCTTCTCCGCGCTGGCCGACCGGATCGGGGCCCGGCGCGTGTTCCTCTGGTCGGGCGTGTTGAGCGCGGTGGCGGCGCTGGGGTTCGCCTTGTTCGCGCGCTCGTACGCCTCGGGACTCCTCCTCTACACGCTGGTGGGGCTGTCCCAGGGCGGCACCTACACGACGGCCATCATGCTGATCGCCGACCGCTACCCGCCGGCAAGACGGGGGGGCGCCGTCGGCTGGCTGCTGGCCTTCTCGTCGCTCGGCTATGCCATGTCGCTGCTCGTGTCCGGTCTGGCGTTGCGCCTGGGCGGGTATCCCCTCGCATTCGTCCTGACCGGGGTCGGGCCCGCCATCGGCATCGCCATGGCGTGGGTGCCCCTGCGCGTCACTCCCGACCGAGTCCACGCCCGCGCCGCCGGGCGCCGTTTCGGCGGTGAGGTGCTCCGCAATCGGTCCGCCATGCGGTTGATTCTGGGGTACACGTTCCATTCCTGGGAGCTCCTCGGCATGTGGGCGTGGACGCCGGCGTTCGTGGCCGCGGCGATGGGCGCCGCCGGGGCCACCGTGCTGCGCGCCGCTGAGCTCGGGGCCTTCATGTCGGCGGCCTTCCACCTGACCGGCCTCGTGGCGTCGTTCTCCATGGGCCGCCTGTCCGACCGGCTGGGCCGCCGGGTCGTGCTGGTCGCCATGGCCGCCACCGCGACGGCGTGCTCCTTCACGTTCGGGTGGCTCATCGGCTGGCCGCTGGCGCTGATCTTCGCCGTGGGTGCCGTCTACGCGTTCACCGCGCTCGGGGACTCCCCGGTGCTGTCCACCGCGGTGACCGAGGCGGTGAGCCCGGCCTACCTCGGCTCCGCGCTGGCGCTGCGATCGCTGCTGGGCTTCGGGGCGGGGGCCATCGCGCCGCTGGCCTTCGGCGCCGTCCTCAAGGCGACGAACCCGGCGACAACGACGCCGATGCTCTGGGGCTGGGCCTTCGCCAGCCTGGGGCTCGGCGGGCTGGTGGCCACCATCTGCGCGTGGGGGCTGCCGCGCGAGCGCGGCGTTCTGGCGCGCGAGGTCACTTCATACAGTCGGGAAGCGCGATCGTGA
- a CDS encoding fumarate hydratase — protein sequence MSQAISAKLIEDTARELMARAAIDIPPDYRDGVRQARDRETGKLARFVLTEMLANWELATAERRPMCADTGLPRYYVRVGNEAVIEGGMVALERVLRRATAEATATIPLRPNRVHPLTRADHNNNVGVHAPEITYAFEPGWDFVDLTTVHKGGLFGTDYRMLFPADGLGGIKRFFLDTLVQFGRRGLACQPAIVGVGIGGAKDTCMRLGKEAACLRAVGSRNPEPEIAALEDELTRLGNWVGIGAMGFAGTSLVVATHVEVAYTHTGGMPIAIHAFCLSSRRATARIHGDGRVEFRTDPQWFTDFYRRTTIDWP from the coding sequence GTGAGCCAGGCCATCTCAGCCAAGCTGATCGAGGACACGGCCCGCGAGCTGATGGCCCGCGCGGCGATCGACATTCCGCCCGACTACCGGGACGGCGTCCGCCAGGCCCGCGATCGCGAGACGGGCAAGCTCGCCCGGTTCGTGCTCACCGAGATGCTGGCCAACTGGGAGCTGGCCACGGCCGAGCGCCGGCCGATGTGCGCCGACACGGGGCTGCCCCGCTACTACGTCCGCGTGGGCAACGAGGCCGTGATCGAGGGCGGCATGGTGGCCCTGGAGCGGGTCCTGCGCCGGGCGACCGCCGAGGCGACCGCCACCATCCCGCTACGTCCCAACCGCGTGCATCCGCTCACCCGTGCCGACCACAACAACAACGTGGGCGTGCATGCGCCCGAGATCACCTACGCCTTCGAGCCAGGCTGGGACTTTGTCGACCTGACCACGGTGCACAAGGGCGGGCTCTTCGGGACGGACTACCGGATGCTCTTTCCTGCCGATGGCCTGGGTGGCATCAAGCGCTTCTTCCTCGACACGCTCGTGCAGTTCGGGCGGCGGGGCCTGGCCTGCCAGCCGGCCATCGTGGGCGTGGGCATCGGCGGGGCCAAGGACACGTGCATGCGGCTGGGCAAGGAAGCGGCGTGCCTGCGGGCGGTGGGCAGTCGCAATCCCGAGCCCGAGATCGCCGCGCTGGAAGACGAGCTCACCCGGCTGGGCAACTGGGTCGGGATCGGGGCCATGGGCTTCGCCGGCACCTCGCTGGTCGTGGCCACGCACGTCGAGGTCGCGTACACCCACACGGGCGGCATGCCGATCGCCATTCACGCCTTCTGCCTGTCGTCGCGCCGGGCCACCGCGCGCATCCACGGCGATGGCCGCGTCGAGTTCCGGACCGACCCGCAGTGGTTCACCGACTTCTACCGCCGCACCACGATCGACTGGCCATGA
- a CDS encoding fumarate hydratase C-terminal domain-containing protein → MDEVRLSTPVADADLDRLKLGDVVFLDGFVYTAREGVYRKVVDEGRGLPDGVRQLTNVNFHCSPAATRRPDGRYSVEAVTATASFRFGRSMPRWFEQSGAKVIVGKAGLSELAYREWFVPHGAVYLTTVGYGLGAAYGKCIKGVREVHWLRELGIAQALWVLEVERLGPFLVEGDRAGRSLFALANQEINHRLHEVYRGLPRYSMSRFGEATPEQEIV, encoded by the coding sequence ATGGACGAGGTGCGGTTGTCCACCCCGGTGGCCGACGCCGATCTCGACCGTCTCAAGCTCGGCGACGTCGTCTTTCTGGACGGGTTCGTCTACACGGCGCGCGAGGGCGTCTACCGGAAGGTCGTGGACGAGGGACGGGGGCTGCCGGACGGCGTCCGCCAGCTCACCAACGTGAACTTCCACTGCTCGCCGGCCGCGACGCGACGGCCGGACGGCCGCTATTCCGTGGAGGCGGTCACGGCCACCGCCTCCTTCCGCTTCGGCCGCTCGATGCCCCGGTGGTTCGAGCAGTCGGGAGCCAAGGTCATCGTCGGCAAGGCCGGGCTCAGCGAGCTGGCCTACCGCGAGTGGTTCGTGCCGCACGGGGCGGTCTACCTCACCACCGTCGGGTACGGGCTGGGGGCGGCCTACGGCAAGTGCATCAAGGGCGTGCGCGAGGTGCACTGGCTGCGGGAGCTCGGCATCGCCCAGGCCCTGTGGGTGCTGGAGGTCGAACGGTTGGGACCCTTCCTGGTGGAAGGCGATCGGGCCGGCCGGAGCCTCTTCGCGCTCGCCAACCAGGAGATCAATCATCGTCTGCACGAGGTGTACCGGGGGCTGCCGCGGTACTCGATGAGCCGCTTCGGCGAGGCCACCCCCGAGCAGGAGATCGTCTGA
- a CDS encoding redoxin domain-containing protein has translation MVPQLRGWHDRYRAGGFTIVGVHSPEFFWERRYERVLAASRELSILYPVVQDNDHALWRRWGVWAWPTTFLVDRRGIVRYRHIGEGAVEETEAMIRRLLAEPG, from the coding sequence GTGGTCCCGCAGTTGCGGGGCTGGCACGATCGATACCGCGCGGGCGGGTTCACCATCGTGGGCGTGCACTCCCCGGAATTTTTCTGGGAGCGCCGGTATGAGCGCGTGCTCGCGGCCAGCCGCGAGCTCTCGATCCTCTATCCGGTCGTGCAGGACAACGACCACGCCCTCTGGCGGCGCTGGGGCGTGTGGGCGTGGCCGACGACCTTTCTGGTCGACCGCCGCGGGATCGTTCGCTACCGGCACATCGGGGAGGGGGCGGTCGAGGAGACCGAAGCCATGATCCGCCGGCTGCTGGCCGAGCCGGGCTGA
- a CDS encoding HAMP domain-containing sensor histidine kinase gives MAAPLPRSALLALAAVVVPAAIVAGLGYLSLRQWQTSAELLFREQARDMASMAVDKIEMVVRQADDEILSRVEHALGAPDRRQALDRLRAETPLLQSLVLLDRAGRALYPSGPGEDEALARAVPAAVVQGLWERGGRRHFVTDEQPGLAAILRGPAGAPVLAAFTRRPDALHAVFDSTIKPLEALTICAIVDERGRTIYSKEPLEHAELIAAVPFREGFPRWRIALYQPEGPSPRQAVQRQVAIFTAAFGVLFLVVVAGLVATYRLVRRETEMARLKADFVANVSHDLKTPLSVIRMFGETLEMGRLPDEAARQEYYHVITRETERLTRLIDNVLDFSRIESGRRTYVPVPTAVEPLVRESVEGFSVPLAQQGFKVEVQVAPDLPEVPLDADAVAQALANLVDNAIKYSAERKSLRVEARAAEGHLVLEVADEGIGIPREEQSRIFDKFYRVGRSETQGRRGSGVGLALVRHVAEAHGGRVTVESRPGEGSRFTLWFPLA, from the coding sequence GTGGCGGCGCCCCTTCCGCGCTCGGCCCTGCTCGCGCTGGCGGCCGTCGTCGTTCCCGCCGCGATCGTCGCCGGGCTGGGCTATCTCTCGCTTCGCCAGTGGCAGACCTCGGCCGAGCTCCTGTTCCGCGAGCAGGCCCGGGACATGGCCTCCATGGCCGTCGACAAGATCGAGATGGTCGTCCGGCAGGCCGATGACGAGATTCTCTCCCGTGTGGAGCACGCGCTGGGAGCCCCCGACCGCCGCCAGGCGCTCGATCGGCTCCGGGCCGAGACCCCGCTGCTCCAGAGCCTCGTGCTCCTCGACCGCGCCGGCCGCGCGCTCTACCCCTCGGGGCCCGGCGAGGACGAGGCGCTGGCGCGCGCGGTGCCGGCGGCGGTCGTTCAGGGGCTGTGGGAGCGCGGCGGCCGCCGGCACTTCGTGACCGACGAGCAGCCGGGGCTCGCCGCGATCCTCCGCGGCCCCGCGGGCGCGCCAGTGCTGGCCGCCTTCACCCGACGCCCGGATGCGTTGCATGCTGTCTTCGACAGCACCATCAAGCCGCTGGAGGCGCTGACGATCTGCGCCATCGTGGACGAGCGAGGCCGGACGATCTACAGCAAGGAGCCGCTCGAGCACGCCGAGCTCATCGCCGCCGTCCCCTTCCGCGAGGGCTTCCCTCGCTGGCGCATCGCCCTCTACCAGCCCGAGGGGCCCTCGCCCCGCCAGGCCGTGCAGCGCCAGGTGGCCATCTTCACCGCGGCTTTCGGCGTCCTGTTCCTGGTCGTGGTGGCCGGCCTGGTGGCCACCTACCGGCTGGTGCGGCGGGAGACGGAGATGGCGCGCCTCAAGGCCGACTTCGTGGCCAACGTCTCTCACGATCTCAAGACGCCGCTCTCGGTGATCCGGATGTTCGGCGAGACCCTGGAAATGGGCCGCCTGCCCGACGAGGCGGCGCGCCAGGAGTACTACCATGTGATCACCCGAGAGACCGAGCGGCTCACGCGCCTGATCGACAACGTCCTGGACTTCTCGCGGATCGAGAGCGGCCGGCGCACCTATGTGCCCGTGCCCACCGCCGTGGAGCCCCTCGTGCGGGAGAGCGTGGAGGGCTTCAGCGTGCCCCTGGCCCAGCAGGGGTTCAAGGTCGAAGTGCAGGTGGCGCCGGACCTCCCCGAGGTGCCTCTGGACGCCGACGCCGTCGCGCAGGCGCTGGCCAATCTGGTCGACAATGCCATCAAGTACTCGGCGGAGCGGAAATCGCTACGCGTCGAGGCCCGGGCGGCTGAGGGACATCTGGTGCTGGAGGTGGCCGACGAGGGGATCGGCATCCCGCGCGAGGAGCAGTCGCGGATCTTCGACAAGTTCTACCGGGTGGGCCGCAGCGAGACGCAGGGCCGGCGCGGCAGCGGCGTGGGGCTGGCCCTGGTCCGGCACGTCGCCGAAGCCCATGGCGGGCGCGTGACGGTGGAAAGCCGCCCCGGCGAGGGTAGCCGGTTCACCCTGTGGTTCCCGCTCGCCTGA
- a CDS encoding sigma 54-interacting transcriptional regulator, translated as MPTPLPAQPGHHAGPVPDAERYRALLEINNAIISNLTRDALFNAVAQALRDVVPFDRTAIFLHDPRRNVLRLFVLESSLSSSYFVVGLEMGAGETHVGRAFQEQRPLLRRDLEKERQYAMEEHALADGVRSYVIVPLVARGRSLGVLAVASTRLNQYSEADVEFLQEVANQIALAVANMKAYEDIAELSHAMQQEVARRTQAEEVLRAIVEGTAPVTGSDFFYSLVRHLALALGVRYAFITECREDQQSRVRTLAFWKGDGFGENFEYDVAMTPCLSVVEGTARYYCAELQRLFPDDTILVELEAESFLGIPMTAASGQVIGHLAVMDDKPMDDPPGGLSVLKVFASRAAAELERVKAERSLKTALAEVETLRNRLHAENVYLQEEIRGEHNFVEMVGSSPALLGVLRKIEQVARTDSTVLISGETGTGKELVARAVHDRSARRHRPLVKVDCSAISAGLLESELFGHAKGAFTGAIERRVGRFEVADGGTIFLDEIGELPPEAQVKLLRVLQEQEFEPVGSNRTVRVEVRVIAATNRNLDEAVRAGRFRADLFYRLNVFPIELPPLRDRRSDIPQLVTFFLGRFSARFGKRVETASGDTMERLLRYSWPGNIRELQNVVERAVILAPGQVLELDPDLAPVSSRTAESPPVRWPSPDPATAGPLPSLEEVEREHILAALSKTGGVIEGSKGAAQILKLHPNTLRSRMKKLGLKRSRHDQS; from the coding sequence GTGCCGACGCCGCTACCCGCCCAGCCTGGCCACCACGCCGGGCCCGTCCCGGACGCCGAGCGCTACCGCGCGCTGCTCGAGATCAACAACGCGATCATCTCCAACCTGACCCGGGACGCGCTCTTCAACGCCGTCGCTCAGGCGCTCCGGGACGTCGTGCCGTTCGACCGCACCGCGATCTTCCTCCACGATCCCCGGCGGAACGTCCTGCGGTTGTTCGTTCTCGAATCGTCCCTGTCCTCGAGCTACTTCGTGGTGGGCCTGGAGATGGGCGCCGGAGAAACCCACGTGGGCCGAGCCTTTCAGGAGCAGCGGCCGCTGCTCCGGCGCGACCTCGAGAAGGAACGCCAGTACGCGATGGAGGAGCACGCGCTGGCCGACGGCGTGCGCTCCTACGTCATCGTCCCCCTCGTGGCGCGGGGGCGCAGCCTGGGCGTCCTGGCCGTGGCCAGCACGCGGCTCAACCAGTACTCCGAGGCCGACGTGGAGTTCCTTCAGGAAGTCGCCAATCAGATCGCCCTGGCCGTCGCCAACATGAAAGCCTACGAGGACATCGCCGAGCTCAGTCACGCCATGCAGCAGGAAGTGGCCCGACGGACCCAGGCCGAAGAGGTGCTCCGGGCGATCGTCGAAGGGACGGCGCCGGTGACGGGAAGCGATTTCTTCTACTCTCTCGTACGTCACCTCGCGCTTGCCCTGGGCGTCCGCTACGCATTCATCACCGAGTGCCGGGAGGACCAGCAAAGCCGGGTGCGGACGCTGGCCTTCTGGAAGGGAGACGGCTTCGGCGAGAACTTCGAGTATGACGTCGCCATGACGCCCTGTCTGAGCGTCGTCGAGGGGACCGCGCGCTACTACTGCGCGGAGCTGCAACGCCTGTTTCCCGACGACACGATCCTGGTCGAGCTGGAGGCCGAGAGCTTCCTGGGCATTCCCATGACGGCGGCGTCGGGTCAGGTGATCGGCCACCTGGCCGTCATGGACGACAAACCGATGGACGATCCGCCCGGCGGCCTGTCGGTGCTGAAGGTCTTCGCTTCCCGGGCCGCCGCCGAGCTCGAGCGCGTCAAGGCGGAGCGGTCACTCAAGACCGCCCTGGCCGAGGTGGAGACGCTGAGGAATCGGCTCCACGCCGAGAATGTCTATCTTCAAGAAGAGATCCGGGGGGAGCACAATTTCGTCGAGATGGTCGGGTCGAGCCCGGCCCTGCTCGGGGTCCTCCGCAAGATCGAGCAGGTGGCCCGCACCGACTCCACGGTGCTGATCTCCGGGGAGACAGGCACTGGCAAAGAGCTCGTGGCCCGGGCCGTCCACGATCGCAGTGCCCGTCGCCACCGCCCCCTCGTCAAGGTCGATTGCAGCGCCATCTCGGCTGGGCTGTTGGAGAGCGAGCTGTTCGGCCACGCCAAGGGAGCGTTCACCGGCGCCATCGAGCGGCGGGTCGGTCGCTTCGAGGTGGCCGACGGTGGGACGATCTTCCTCGACGAGATCGGGGAGCTGCCGCCGGAGGCGCAGGTCAAGCTGCTCCGCGTGCTGCAGGAGCAGGAGTTCGAGCCGGTGGGCAGTAACCGGACGGTGCGCGTCGAGGTTCGGGTCATCGCGGCCACCAACCGTAACCTGGACGAGGCCGTCCGGGCCGGACGCTTCCGGGCCGACCTCTTCTACCGGCTCAACGTCTTCCCCATCGAGCTACCGCCGCTCCGCGATCGCCGGTCTGACATCCCTCAGCTCGTGACGTTCTTCCTCGGCCGGTTCTCGGCGCGGTTCGGCAAGCGCGTCGAGACGGCGTCCGGCGACACCATGGAGCGCCTGCTCCGGTATTCGTGGCCGGGCAACATCCGCGAGCTCCAGAATGTCGTCGAGCGCGCGGTTATCCTGGCCCCGGGCCAAGTCCTCGAGCTCGACCCCGACCTGGCGCCGGTGTCCTCGCGGACGGCGGAGTCGCCGCCGGTCCGCTGGCCGAGCCCGGACCCGGCGACGGCGGGCCCCCTGCCGTCGCTGGAGGAGGTGGAGCGCGAGCACATCCTCGCGGCGCTGAGCAAGACGGGCGGGGTCATCGAGGGCTCGAAGGGGGCCGCGCAGATCCTCAAGCTCCACCCGAATACGCTGAGGAGCCGCATGAAGAAGCTCGGACTCAAGCGTTCACGCCACGACCAGTCGTAG